The following coding sequences lie in one Zingiber officinale cultivar Zhangliang chromosome 2B, Zo_v1.1, whole genome shotgun sequence genomic window:
- the LOC122046040 gene encoding transmembrane 9 superfamily member 11-like: MGFALGSGNKMTSFFGSASWFVVFCCLAFLRSGDGFYLPGSYPHEYPVGEVLPVKVNSLTSIETELPFSYYSLPFCRPQDGIKDSAENLGELLMGDRIENSPYQFKMFTNDSDVFVCQTKPLSAEDFNLLKKRIDEMYQVNVILENLPAIRYARKDDFVLRWTGYPIGVRAANSYYVFNHLKFTVLVHKYEETNVARVVGSTGDAADVIQTADKSRSGNAGWMVVGFEVVPCSVLHNLEKTKNLKMYDKYPAKVECDPTTVAMKVNENQPIVFTYEVAFVESDIKWPSRWDAYLKMEGAKVHWFSILNSLMVIAFLAGIVLVILLRTVRRDLTRYEELDKEAQAQMNEELSGWKLVVGDVFRTPSHPMLLCVMVGDGVQILGMAVVTIFFAALGFMSPASRGTLVTGMLFFYLILGIAAGYVAVRMWKTIKGGNHSGWIAVSWRVACFFPGIAFLILTTLNFLLWGSHSTGAIPISLFIVLLLLWFCISVPLTLTGGYIGAKASHIEFPVRTNQIPREIPPQKYPSWMLVIGAGTLPFGTLFIELFFIMSSLWMGRVYYVFGFLLIVLILLVVVCAEVSLVLTYMHLCVGDWKWWWKSFFSSGSVAIYIFLYSINYLVFDLKSLSGPVSATLYLGYSLFMVTAIMLATGTVGFISSFCFVHYLFSSVKLD, translated from the coding sequence ATGGGTTTTGCTCTCGGATCCGGCAACAAGATGACATCTTTCTTCGGATCTGCCTCCTGGTTCGTTGTTTTCTGTTGCCTGGCCTTTCTTCGATCTGGCGACGGGTTTTATCTACCCGGAAGCTACCCTCACGAGTATCCGGTCGGAGAAGTCCTGCCGGTGAAGGTCAACTCGCTTACCTCCATCGAGACCGAGCTTCCTTTCAGCTACTACAGTCTCCCCTTCTGCCGCCCTCAAGATGGAATCAAGGACAGCGCTGAGAATCTAGGGGAGCTCCTCATGGGAGACCGCATCGAGAACTCCCCTTACCAGTTCAAGATGTTCACCAACGATTCCGATGTCTTCGTCTGCCAAACGAAACCCCTCTCTGCTGAAGATTTCAACCTCCTCAAGAAGCGGATCGATGAGATGTACCAGGTCAACGTCATCCTCGAGAACCTACCGGCGATTCGGTACGCGAGGAAGGACGACTTCGTCCTCCGGTGGACGGGCTACCCAATCGGAGTCAGAGCTGCCAATTCCTACTATGTGTTCAACCATCTAAAGTTCACTGTTTTGGTGCACAAGTACGAAGAGACCAATGTGGCGAGGGTGGTCGGAAGCACCGGTGACGCAGCCGATGTGATCCAGACCGCAGATAAGTCGAGATCTGGAAACGCAGGCTGGATGGTGGTTGGATTTGAGGTTGTGCCATGCAGCGTCCTTCACAATCTCGAGAAAACCAAGAATTTGAAGATGTATGACAAGTACCCGGCAAAGGTCGAATGCGATCCTACTACTGTGGCCATGAAGGTGAACGAGAACCAACCTATAGTCTTCACCTATGAGGTTGCCTTCGTCGAGAGTGATATCAAATGGCCCTCTCGCTGGGATGCTTATTTGAAGATGGAGGGAGCCAAGGTCCACTGGTTCTCTATCCTTAATTCATTAATGGTGATTGCTTTCTTGGCCGGCATTGTTCTTGTGATCTTATTGAGAACTGTCCGAAGGGATCTTACCCGGTACGAAGAGCTGGATAAGGAGGCGCAAGCGCAGATGAACGAGGAGCTCTCCGGCTGGAAACTTGTTGTTGGAGATGTCTTCAGGACCCCAAGCCACCCAATGTTGCTTTGCGTTATGGTGGGTGATGGTGTGCAGATTCTTGGCATGGCAGTTGTCACCATCTTCTTCGCCGCACTTGGATTCATGTCCCCGGCATCTCGGGGCACCCTCGTCACGGGGATGTTGTTCTTCTACTTGATTCTTGGAATTGCAGCAGGGTATGTCGCTGTTAGGATGTGGAAGACAATCAAAGGAGGGAATCATTCTGGTTGGATTGCTGTTTCCTGGCGCGTAGCTTGTTTCTTCCCCGGCATCGCCTTCCTCATCCTCACCACATTGAATTTCCTGCTCTGGGGCAGCCATAGCACTGGTGCGATCCCAATTTCCTTGTTCATTGTGCTGCTGCTGCTGTGGTTCTGCATCTCAGTTCCACTTACTCTTACTGGTGGATACATCGGCGCCAAGGCATCACATATTGAGTTCCCTGTCCGGACTAATCAAATTCCTCGTGAGATCCCTCCGCAGAAGTACCCATCATGGATGCTAGTTATCGGAGCTGGGACTCTGCCATTCGGCACTCTGTTCATCGAGCTCTTCTTCATAATGTCCAGTCTCTGGATGGGCCGAGTCTACTACGTCTTCGGGTTTCTCTTAATTGTGTTGATTCTCCTTGTCGTCGTCTGTGCGGAGGTTTCTCTAGTCCTGACCTACATGCATCTGTGTGTGGGGGATTGGAAATGGTGGTGGAAATCCTTCTTCTCTTCAGGATCCGTAGCTATCTACATCTTCTTATACTCGATCAACTATCTAGTATTCGATCTTAAGAGCTTGAGTGGTCCTGTGTCTGCCACACTCTACCTTGGCTACTCACTGTTCATGGTCACTGCTATCATGCTTGCTACTGGTACAGTTGGATTCATTTCGTCCTTCTGTTTTGTTCACTACCTCTTCTCATCTGTCAAACTCGACTGA
- the LOC122046041 gene encoding 60S ribosomal protein L39 — protein sequence MPSHKTFRIKKKLAKKMRQNRPIPHWIRLRTDNTIRYNAKRRHWRRTKLGF from the exons ATG CCATCACACAAGACgttccggatcaagaagaagctgGCGAAGAAGATGAGACAGAACAGGCCAATTCCTCACTGGATCCGCCTGCGGACGGACAACACCATCAG GTACAACGCGAAGCGCAGGCATTGGCGTCGAACCAAGTTAGGGTTTTGA
- the LOC122046039 gene encoding uncharacterized protein LOC122046039 has translation MPDRILVCFRGGGAAAAGPSVPSLTTSVYETCLGVACLTWSRDALGVSLCAVLRFYADADEEKEEEEEEEVLSFCIRPLLLWKRRGARRFHLKDRRRVDFNWDLTRARFPPGGGPEPVSGYSVSASLDGAVLLVAGDLADAAPRKSKAHTPQISLIQPPISRREHVVLGDHGGGRCYRTRARFGGQDHQIAIDLEVKEKGREAAMSVEIDGERILLVRRLRWKFRGNEKVELGDSKIQVSWDLHKWFFQAMDEGASAGAASGVEEMGQAVFLLRFEEDEKQTGSSLYKGSPAAGHNTDWGRGSGDGCCWERQRRRGRRLRKTDSSSSSASTGSASTVIEWASAEEEEMRRAEGFSLLVYAWKH, from the coding sequence ATGCCGGATCGCATCCTGGTGTGCTTCCGGGGCGGCGGCGCGGCGGCGGCGGGGCCGTCGGTTCCGAGTTTGACGACGTCGGTGTACGAGACTTGCCTCGGGGTCGCCTGCCTCACCTGGTCCCGAGATGCCCTCGGCGTTTCCCTCTGCGCCGTTCTCCGCTTCTACGCCGATGCGgatgaggaaaaagaggaggaggaggaggaggaggtgcttTCGTTCTGCATCCGGCCGTTGTTGCTGTGGAAGCGGCGGGGGGCGCGGCGGTTCCACCTCAAGGACCGGCGCCGCGTCGACTTCAATTGGGACCTCACCCGTGCTCGCTTCCCGCCCGGAGGCGGCCCCGAGCCGGTCTCCGGGTACTCCGTCTCCGCCTCTCTCGACGGTGCGGTGCTTCTCGTCGCCGGGGATCTTGCCGACGCGGCCCCCAGGAAGTCCAAAGCCCATACGCCACAAATCTCTCTGATTCAGCCCCCGATCTCGAGGCGGGAGCACGTCGTGTTAGGGGACCACGGTGGGGGGAGATGCTACCGCACTCGGGCCAGGTTCGGCGGTCAGGATCACCAGATAGCGATCGATCTGGAAGTGAAGGAGAAGGGCCGGGAGGCTGCTATGTCGGTGGAGATCGACGGGGAGCGGATCCTGCTGGTGCGCCGCCTCCGGTGGAAGTTCCGCGGGAACGAGAAGGTCGAGCTCGGCGACAGCAAGATCCAGGTCTCGTGGGACCTCCATAAGTGGTTCTTTCAGGCCATGGACGAAGGGGCATCCGCCGGCGCCGCTTCCGGTGTGGAAGAGATGGGACAGGCCGTGTTTCTTCTCCGATTCGAGGAGGATGAGAAGCAAACGGGGAGCTCACTGTACAAAGGTTCACCGGCCGCGGGGCACAACACCGATTGGGGCAGAGGCAGCGGCGACGGCTGCTGTTGGGAAAGAcagaggaggagggggaggagaCTGAGGAAGACCGACTCCTCTTCCTCGTCGGCGTCGACGGGGAGCGCATCGACGGTGATTGAGTGGGCGAGCGCGGAGGAGGAGGAAATGCGGCGGGCGGAAGGCTTCTCGCTGTTGGTCTACGCCTGGAAACACTAA